One Candidatus Obscuribacterales bacterium genomic window carries:
- a CDS encoding cupin domain-containing protein has product MDDTTRCMIPVVKSPRDLQVFQISPEDRNRLAIVFDPETANTSLTYCVEIFEEGGRTPAHRHCMAIEMFFILKGTGRAVCDGKTMILKPGDSILVPADGIHALENAGPGRLYALCIMVPNEDFVELIRNGIPAELDEEDLRVLNRTDMLVAC; this is encoded by the coding sequence ATGGATGACACTACACGCTGCATGATTCCTGTTGTAAAGTCCCCCCGTGACTTACAGGTCTTTCAAATTAGTCCTGAAGACCGCAACCGCTTGGCCATTGTCTTCGATCCTGAAACGGCTAATACCTCGCTCACTTACTGTGTAGAAATCTTTGAAGAAGGTGGCCGCACGCCGGCCCATCGCCACTGCATGGCCATTGAGATGTTTTTTATCCTCAAGGGTACGGGGCGGGCGGTGTGTGACGGCAAAACCATGATTCTCAAGCCTGGCGATAGTATCTTAGTACCGGCTGACGGCATCCATGCTCTAGAAAATGCTGGGCCGGGTCGCCTTTATGCCCTATGCATCATGGTTCCCAATGAAGACTTTGTGGAATTGATTCGCAATGGCATTCCTGCGGAGTTGGATGAAGAGGATTTACGAGTCTTGAACCGTACCGATATGCTAGTAGCCTGTTAG
- a CDS encoding pentapeptide repeat-containing protein gives MNRYSLLIPLTVAATVVGLSTPARAEDLVHLQQLMNTRECSGCDLFNAGLVNSNLSGVDLSGADLRDANLNRANLRGANLQGANLRGAVLSYADLTDTDLRGADLTGADLREAYFTNSNMTGAILTNAFLVGAVNLPESVITADMLYSWGLTETQRGNYSGSIDYYNRVLAMDPNYTNAILARGISRYRLADMEGALTDAATAEQMYVAENNVAGQESALQLSTMVALYEQASEREYDAGQPNFLNFVSSLSTMVLRFLLR, from the coding sequence ATGAACCGTTACTCTTTGCTGATTCCCCTCACTGTTGCAGCTACTGTTGTTGGTTTGAGTACTCCGGCCCGTGCCGAGGATCTTGTACATCTACAGCAGTTGATGAACACCCGCGAATGTTCGGGATGTGACCTCTTCAATGCTGGGCTAGTGAATAGTAATCTGAGCGGGGTTGACCTATCTGGAGCCGATCTACGAGACGCTAACCTGAACCGAGCCAATTTGCGGGGTGCCAATTTACAAGGGGCGAATCTCCGGGGCGCGGTGTTGAGCTATGCGGATCTCACAGATACCGATCTACGCGGTGCAGATCTCACGGGAGCCGATCTGCGAGAAGCCTATTTTACTAACTCCAACATGACCGGCGCTATTCTCACCAACGCCTTCTTGGTCGGCGCAGTTAACTTACCTGAAAGTGTCATCACCGCCGACATGCTCTACAGTTGGGGACTCACTGAAACCCAGCGAGGCAACTATAGCGGATCCATTGACTACTATAACCGCGTCTTAGCCATGGATCCGAACTATACCAATGCCATCTTGGCACGGGGCATCTCCCGCTACCGTCTTGCAGATATGGAAGGAGCCCTGACCGATGCAGCCACGGCTGAACAGATGTATGTGGCGGAGAATAACGTAGCGGGGCAGGAGTCGGCCCTCCAACTGAGTACGATGGTGGCACTGTATGAGCAAGCATCCGAGCGAGAGTATGATGCAGGACAGCCAAACTTCCTGAACTTCGTTAGCTCGTTGTCCACTATGGTTCTAAGATTCTTACTTCGCTAG
- a CDS encoding LysR family transcriptional regulator: protein MRLEQLQAFLAVADTASFQQAARRCNITQSTVSRQIQSLEAELGAPLFHRGNTATLTTIGERFLPRAQRICREWQTAVEDIGELLQGKQPELCIAAIHSVCARYLPPVLQTFCRDYPGVQLRVTSLGSDRALKVLKDGLVDLAIVMNNRFLTSSAELVVDLLYTEPVCVLMSAQHPLTRYQQVPWADLAQFPHVVFKDGYGMQRLVQEQFQRQDMTLKVAMELNTLDAFRGIVRQGELVALLPISALADVHQDETLAIRDTDTPTLHREVVLVTTSDRLQIPPIAHFRDLAHQLLGSQLGIQSLLKIR, encoded by the coding sequence ATGCGGTTGGAGCAATTGCAGGCGTTTTTGGCGGTCGCAGACACGGCTAGCTTTCAACAAGCGGCACGGCGCTGCAATATCACTCAGTCTACGGTCAGCCGCCAGATTCAGAGCTTAGAAGCTGAACTGGGCGCGCCTCTCTTCCATCGCGGCAACACCGCCACCCTAACCACTATTGGCGAACGCTTTTTACCCCGGGCCCAGCGCATTTGTCGAGAATGGCAAACAGCGGTAGAGGATATTGGCGAACTTTTGCAGGGCAAACAGCCGGAGCTATGTATTGCCGCCATCCATTCCGTCTGCGCCCGCTACCTACCGCCGGTGCTGCAAACCTTTTGCCGCGACTATCCTGGCGTGCAGTTGCGGGTCACCTCCCTGGGCAGCGATCGCGCCCTGAAGGTTCTCAAAGACGGTTTGGTGGACTTGGCGATCGTCATGAATAACCGCTTCCTCACCAGCAGCGCCGAGCTGGTGGTAGATCTGCTCTACACCGAACCTGTTTGCGTTTTGATGTCGGCCCAGCATCCTCTCACCCGCTATCAACAGGTACCCTGGGCTGATCTCGCCCAGTTTCCCCATGTGGTCTTCAAAGATGGCTATGGGATGCAGCGCTTGGTGCAAGAACAGTTTCAGCGCCAGGACATGACCCTCAAAGTCGCCATGGAGCTGAATACCCTCGATGCCTTTCGTGGCATTGTCCGCCAGGGCGAATTAGTGGCGCTGTTGCCCATCTCTGCCCTGGCCGATGTTCATCAGGATGAAACCCTTGCTATTCGCGACACCGATACGCCTACCTTGCATCGAGAGGTAGTGCTCGTGACAACCAGCGATCGCCTCCAGATTCCCCCGATCGCCCACTTCCGCGACCTAGCCCATCAACTCCTAGGCAGCCAACTTGGCATACAATCGCTCCTCAAAATCCGCTAA